In Candidatus Manganitrophus morganii, the genomic window ATCTGCTCCGTTTTCCCAGACCAGCGTCTCCAGTTCGGGATCGATTCGGAAGGATTTGAATTTTTTTATATCCTTAAGAGGCTCAAACATTTCGCCGTAGAGTTCATCTTTTAAATCGACGACCCCTTCGGCGCCATCATTGAATCGAAGCCAGACACGGTAATCCCTTGTATTCTGCTTTAATAACATGCGGTATCATCGCTTTTACTCCAACGGAGAAATAGAGCGCAACGGTTTACGTTGCCTTGCTAATTCCCAATCTTGCATCAGTTCGTCTTTATGAAGACGCCGCCATTCCTCAACGAGTGATAATGCGCGTTGAAAGAACCCCCTTAAGGGTCTCTGTAGGGGCGCCATTCATGGCGCCCTCTGGGTGGGCGTGATGAATCACGCCCCTACATTAAACCGCGTCACTCATTTTTCTGGTTTGAATTATTCCCCCTGCGGGGGCGGCCAGCCCTTCCTCAACTTATCAAGCGCGATCTGCGCCGCCCGCTGCTCCGCCTCCTTCTTGCTCCGGCCGGTGGCGGTGGCGTAGGGGGTGTTCTGAATCCGGATTTCCACTTCGAAGAGCTTTTGATGGTCGGGACCGGTTTCGCGGATGACCTGATAGAGGGGGAGCGATTCGAATTCTTTCTGGCAACGCTCTTGAAGCTCGGTCTTGTAGTCGGCCGTCATTTCGGGGCGGGTCAGCTCTTGAAGCGCCGGCTCGAATTCCCGCATCACGACCTCCCGTGCCGGAGAGAGGCCGCCGTCAAGATAAACCGCGGCGATCAACGCTTCGAGCGCATCGGCCAAAAGCGAGCTCTTCTCGCGGCCGAGGGTCCGCTCTTCTCCTTTTCCGAGATAAAGATACCGTCCCAGATCGATCTCCTTGGCGACCCGGGCGAGCGTCCCCTCGCTGACCACCCGCGACTTCATTTTGGAGAGATCCCCCTCCGGGGCATTCGGAAAGCGGGCGACGAGCGCTTCGCTGATGATCAAATCGAGAACCGCGTCGCCCAGAAACTCAAACCGCTCGTTGTCCTCGACCGTCTTGTCTTTGGTTTCGTTGATATACGATTTGTGGGTGACCGCTTGCCGGAGCCGCTCCGTCATCTGGAAGGTATATGCGAGCCGTTGCTGAAGCGCGAAGAGGTCTGAAGGGGACATGGGGAGAGGTTCTCTCAGTGGGGTTCGCCTGCGAGAAAGGGGAGTTTAGCTTTCCTGATACTTTCGGAAAATGATCGTGGCATTC contains:
- a CDS encoding DUF2442 domain-containing protein, which translates into the protein MLLKQNTRDYRVWLRFNDGAEGVVDLKDELYGEMFEPLKDIKKFKSFRIDPELETLVWENGADFAPEFLRDHLLV
- the rnc gene encoding ribonuclease III; translation: MSPSDLFALQQRLAYTFQMTERLRQAVTHKSYINETKDKTVEDNERFEFLGDAVLDLIISEALVARFPNAPEGDLSKMKSRVVSEGTLARVAKEIDLGRYLYLGKGEERTLGREKSSLLADALEALIAAVYLDGGLSPAREVVMREFEPALQELTRPEMTADYKTELQERCQKEFESLPLYQVIRETGPDHQKLFEVEIRIQNTPYATATGRSKKEAEQRAAQIALDKLRKGWPPPQGE